A stretch of DNA from Natrinema halophilum:
GTCCTGAAAAACACCGTCATTGAGAACGGTGGGAGCGGCGAAACCGTTGGCGGCGGTGCCGACGACGTGGCAAACCTGTTCCTCCACGGTGACCAACGCGCCGCCGCTGTCACCATTAGCGATTCGACGATCCGTGGGAGTGGAAAGTACGGCATCGCGATCAGAGACGGAAATGCGAGAGTCATGGGCTGCGATGGGATGGCCTTCGAGAACAATTCGGGACCGGACACATACAACCTCGAGTCGGGGACGTCGATTTCCAGTTGCCAATAGCCGACTACCAGATAGACTGCAATAGATATGATTTCTGCCGTTCGATTGAATCTAGTTTTTCGGAATTCATGCTGACTTGAGTATTCTCGGCGGCACGGTTGTTGGAGGAGATTCCGAAGCAGATTCGGCAGCGCCCTGATTGTGCGACGTGGGAGAACGCGAAGGAGATCGTGAAGGCGATTCCGAATCCGCGGAACAAGGCGGTCGCCGTCCTGCTGGCGAAGACTGGGTGTCGATTGGGGGAAGCACTGGAGATCAAGATGGACGACTTGATGCTCGACGATGGGTTCATCCGGCTCCGAGATCCGGAAGACTTCATCGAACAGGTACAATCCGTCAACGAAGAGGTGGACGGACAGATCGTGCTTGTTCTGGTATCGTCGCAAGATTCAGGCGCAATCCTCGATTGGACCGTGCTCGACTACGAGGATGTCATGTTCGAGCCATACTCGGAAGATGAGCTGATGACGCTCCTGGAGCAGGGGTTCACTGCAGCTGATACCGCCGTTCAGGCTGTTCAACAGTCACTGCTCCACCGGATCGCGGCAGAAACGGTTGAGGAAGCTGAGAGCGATGTCCGGCACGCGTTCAACCGGTTGGAGGATGCGGTGGCTGCTGCGGCTGCCGACGGTGACAGTGTGGTGTCGGAGCAGTATCTTGACCAGATGGTGCCGCGGCTGCAGGGCCGGCGACGTTTCTGAACGATTGTCTACTTCGATTTAAGCGTCGAAGCAACTATGGCAGTTCCGCATAGAACTCATATATAGGAAGTGCGGCCACGGCACTCAAAGTGTACTCTATTCGACCACAGGTTCCTACTGACCTCTCTCAGAGGATAGCAGACACGATTCTATGACGTTCGTACACTTCTTTCCCGAAATGTCTGGATAGAAAGCTGGCCTCGGCACTCATAGGGCTCGTCACGACCGGGTGCCGAGTCCGGCTCTGAGCGGGTGCGTCGTCATCGGCCACTCGAGGCTACGTCTATCGCTCTAAAGACGATTTGGATTCCCGACGAGCCGGCTCTGTCACGGCGGTTCGCGCATCGAGTAGAGACTCGTCGTACATCTCAACCCATCGAATTCGTGCAATTCCAACGAACGATAGTCCTGGCAGCCACGTTCGGTCCGGTCACCGGACGTGCCGACCGTTGTCATCCCTCGAGCGGTCGCGGTTCCGAGACGGTCGCTCGAGACGCGAGCCCTATGCGGCTTCGTCACTGGTTCCGGATGCGAACCCCGCGTTCCACTCGTCGATCAGGTTCTCGAGTCGGGCACGATTCTGGGACGGGAACGTACGGGGGGCGAGGTCGGTCGCTGTTCGCGGGTCCTCGGTGACGGTGCTCGAGGGGGCCGGTCGCGTCGTGGTTCGGTTCAGCGTCGATTCGGGATCGGTGTCCGGTTCGGGTCGTGTGAGGTGTTGTGTGCTCATGTCGGTCTGGTGTGGGATATCGTCGAAAATCGGTACTCGTCATCGGCAACGAACTCAGACTGCTACGTGTACGACCGACATCTCTACTCACCTCCTTTTCCCCACTCCATAATAAATGTTCATGATGTATCCTGCTACGTGACGTACCATCATGCGAGGTAATAGCACGACAACGGCAGGCACGATTCGCGCCGGAAAGGGTACGAATACGCGGTTACAAAGCGCGGTCGGAACTGCCAGCTGTCGATAGTTTGAGAACCCGCGGCCGCATCATCCGAAGTGGACCAAGATGGCGGACGAAGACCGTGACGACGTCGACGTGAGTTTCGTGGTGCCGGCGCGCAACGAGGCCGATTACCTTCGGGGGACACTCGCCAGTCTCGCCGCGCTCGACACGGAATACACGTACGAGGCGATCGTCGTCGACGGCAACTCCCACGACGACACGGTGTCGATCGCTCGAGAGTACGGCGCCGCGGTCGTCCACGAAGCCGGCTCGAGCATCGCCGCGGCGAGGAATCTCGGCGCGGAGCGAGCAAGCGGCGAGTGGCTCGCCTTCGTCGACGCGGATACGCGAGTGCGGGCGAACTACCTGACCGAACTGCTCGGCTTCGTCGAAACCAACGGGCTCGCGGCGGCGAGTTCGTACTGTCGGATCACCGGCCCCTATCGCGCCAAGCTGATGGAAGTGACGATCAACCACGTCTTCTCACGGCTCGAGTACCCCATTCTGCCGGGGTTCAACTGTTTCGTCCACGTGCGGGCCTTCGAGGAAAGCGGTGGATTTCCCCGGGTACCGAACGAAGACACGGCGTTCAGCCGGGCGTTCTCGAGAGAACTACCGACTGCCTACTGTCCGACAGTGCTGGTCGAGAGTTCCGGACGTCGGATCGACGAGTCCGGGCTGACGGGAACGCTGTGGCACTACCTGCAACTGGACGTCGAACGGCTTCGAACGGACTACTGAACGACTGCTTCAGCCCGGCGGTGGTGTGCAACGAGGGAGTGACTACGAGCACACTCAACCGATTGGACAGGGTAATCTGTCTCGGATCGTCGGACGATGGTAAAATGTCCCGGATCGTCTTGTGAGAGCCATGACGTTTCCCCGTGAGGGAACATCCGGGACACAGGAAGGTCGGCGCCTATCGACTTAAAATACAGGATATGGACGGTTTCAATACTGAAATGGTTTTTGTCGGATTCGATGCCACATGAACCGGTAGCCACTCGGGGTACTCCCGACAAACTCGAGCGAGCGGGACGGCTATTCGGGCGAGACGAGAGGGGAAAATGCACGGTGAGAGAAAATAACGCGAGAAAGGTGGCAAAAACGGACTAACGGATTGCCGGAATCGTCGGCGGCGAGTCGGTCACATACTGACTATCGGAACCCGCATGGGAGCTACTTTTGGTCCTCCTCGTCGGCCGTTGAACCGTGACGAGCGTTCCATCGAAAGCCGAACGACTGCTCGAGAGCGAGCCGGTGATGGCTCATCTGGGGACCTGTGTCGAGGGGCGGCCCCACGTCGCACCGGTCTGGTACCGATACGTGGACGGGACGGTAGAGATCGTTACGACGGGCCGGAAACTGGCGAACGTCCGACGGAATCCTCGCGTCTCACTCTCGGTCCAGAAGGACGACGCGGGGCAGACGCGTTGGATGGTGTCCTTGCTGGGGACCGCGACGGTGATCGAGGACGAGGTCGAGACGGACGCGGCTCGTCGGCGGATAAACGAAAAGTACGCTGCCGAGCCCGACGCCTACGCCGACAATACGCTGGTCCGAATCGAGATCGGATCGGCGACGTACAGGACGTACTGACGCCGGCTCGACGCAACGACGCCACCACCCCGGATCAACTTCGAAAAAGGACTCGAGGAAGAGGGGTGATCCCGTCGCCATCGTAGCGATACGCATCCCAGCCGGCGTTCGACGCACCGTCGGTGTCGCATCGCTGTCTCCGATCATCCGTACCGATCCGACGGGATTCAGTCCTCGAGCAACCGTACCGTGTCGGATTCAGCTTGTGCCGTCCCACCTCGTACGAGATGACGACCCGTCGAAGCAGTTCTCGAGGTCGTGCGCTCGAAGCGTCGCCAGTTGGCGGTCGCGAACCCGTTCGTGAGTACTTCGATTTCGATCGTCTCTGCCGGCTGTTCGAGGTCCTCGAGAGCGCGCTGCGGTGGAGACAGCGAGGCGACCACCCCATCGTATGCCTGTCGCTACTCCCTGGAGGCGTTTCCCGGACATCTGCGATGGCGCTGGCCAACACGTCGCGGTATTCCCGATCGGGTGGAGCAAGGACCCGTCGAGATCGAAGGCGATCGCCGTCGTGGTGGGGCCTACTCGACCGGCTGTGAAAAGCGAACATTTCGAATCGGCGAACTGTGGTGCGCGCCGAGGCGGATAATTACTCTCGACCGGGCGACGGCCCACGGAGCCCCGGATGAACGTCCACCTCGCGAACCCGTCGCATCCTGGCGCGGAGGTCGGATTGACTGGCGGGTACAGACTGCTCGAGGTCGGTTTCGCCGTCGCCGTCCTCGAGGTCTGCGAGCGATTTCGGAAAGATGCGAAGGTCCTTGTGAATCGCCAGACCAGCGTAGGCCCCGTCGCTGATGGCGATCGTGGTCTGATTCTGGCCGTGAGTGACGTCGCCCACGGCGTAGACGCCGTCGACGCTGGTCTCCCGTCGTTCGTCGACGGCGATCGCACCGTCGTCGCGGCGGTCGCACCCGAGATCGGCGGGAAGACCGGCGTTGTAAACCGACCCGTACATCGCGAAGCCGCCGAGGTAATCGCGCTCGGTTCCGTCACCGGACTCCGTGCGGCTGTCAGTGGGACGTGGTCCCACGCTGTCGGCGAATTCGAGACCGCCGAGCCACGGCGGTTCGTCCTCGTCGATGCTCTCGTCGTCGTAGGCGGAGACGACGGCCGTGTCGATCCGATCGACGGGATGTGCGTCGAGTTGGTCGGCAGTCTCCTCGTCCCACTCCGGCTTTCGGTCGTCCAACAACAGGTCGACGTCGGGAGTGAAGTTGAGCATCGTCATCGCGACGTGCGCCGCACTCTCGGTGTGACCGAGGACGAAGACCGGCCCGTCGCCCAGCGTATACGCGTCGCAGTGGAGACAGTAGTGTAGACCCCGTCCCGTAAACCGCTCGAGTTCCGGCACGTCGGGGCTCCGGTCCCGGAACCCGGTCGCGAAGACGACTCTGTCGGCGTCGACGGTCGCGTGGGCCGTCTCGAGCCGAAATCGAGGGCGGTCGGGACCGGTGCCGCCATCGTCGGTCTCGCTGTCGGCGTCGGTTGTTTCGGCGGCGCCACCGTCGTCGCCGTCGGCGTCCGGACGATCGTCGATACGCGTCACCGACTCGACGGCGTCCGGATAGAAGTCGCCGCCGTACTGGTCGAGTTGGTCAACGGCGTGAGTAGCGAGTTCTTGTCCGGAGACGTTTTCGGAGACCCCGAGCAGGTTGTGAACGTGATTGACGGCCGTGTGACGACCGCCTTCCTTCTCGAAAACGACCGTCCGATGGCCGAGTCGGGTCGTGTACAGCGCGGTCGTCATCCCCGCAGGACCGCCGCCGACGACGGCGACCTCGTACTCGAGGGGTCCGCTCGAATCAGTCATCGTACGCGCACTCGCGGGCCCAGCGGGTTGAGGCTGCCCCGTGAATATGCGGACGGGACGGTCGCCGGATCGGGTCGTCTCGAACCGGCTGGGGTGAGCCGCTCGGGAAGCCAGAACGGCGACGTTTGGGCCGAAAACCGGATCGTGCCCTCGATCCACGACCTACGACCTACGTCTCTCGACCCACGACGGATTCGCCTTCAGACCGCCCGGCCGCTAGTCGGTTTCCCTATCCCTCGAGTCGCTCGCGCGCGGCCGCAACAACCAGTGGGAGCGTGATCGTCGCATCGGCGTAAACCGAGACGTTCTCGGCATCTTTCTCGAGTTTGCCCCACGAGCGGGCTTCGTCGAGGGTCGCGCCGGAGAGGCCGCCGGTCTGTTGAGGATCCATCGTCAACTGGACGGCGTAGTCGTAGGCGCCGGGGGTCACGAGCATCGTCTGGAGGGTGAAGTTCTTGGGAACGCCGCCGCCGACGACGAACGCGCCGGCTTCGTCGGCGTCGAACGCGATGTCGGTAAGCGGCGTCATGTCGGCCAGCGCGTCGAGCGAGAACGCGGAGGTCTGGGAGTACATCCACGCCTGCAACCCGAGGACGGAATCCTGAACGGCCGGGCAGTAAATCGGCACGTCGTTCTGGTACGCGGCGGCGGCGATACCGGGGTCCTCGCCGACGTCGTCGCGCTCGTTGACTTCGGCGTTGGCCCGGCCGAGTTCCTCGGTGAGCCGTTGGATGGAAACCGGTCCGCCCTCGCGGCTGGTGCCGCCCGCGGCGTCCGAGGTGGCCTCCACCTCGCCCCCCTCGCACTCGGCCTCGAGGACCGGAAACACCTCCTCGCGCAGGTGAGATTCGAACGTCGCGAAGAACTCCTGCGGGAGGTAGACGTTGTAGATGCGGTCGACGCCTTCGTCGCGAAGCGTCTCGTCGTGTTCGCGTTCGGTCTTCCCCTCCGCGTGGACGTCGCCGTGGTGGTGTTTGCCGCCGATAGCCTCGATGGCGTCGTGCGTGAGGTTCGCTCCCGTCGTGACGAGAACGTCGATGTAGCCGTCGCGGATCAGGTCGGCGACGATCGCTCGCATCCCCGTCGGCACCATCGCACCTGCGAGGCTGAAAAAGACGGTCACGTCGTCGTCGAACATCGCCTCCGTCACGTCAACCGCCTCGTGGAGGTTCGCCGAGCCAACGCCGGCGTTACCGTACTCGTCGGCGAGTTCGCCGACCGTCATTCCCGCGCGGACCTCGGCGTGACCGATCGGATCGTGGGAAAACGTGTGCCGTTCGGGCTCCGAATGCCCGCTCGTCTCACCGTCCTCGCTCCCGTCGTGGTCGCCGCCTCCGTGATCGCGCTCCCCGCTCCTGTCGTGGTCCTCGTTCATGTCCTCGGTTCCGCGAGCCACCGGTTTGAACGTCGCGGTCTCGCTTCTCAGAACGGGCCCGGTTCGAGCCAACGGTCTCTGGGTGCCACGTGGTCATCGCCACCACCAGCTCGGAAGTGGACAGAAGTATGCGTTCGCACTCGAGGCCGCGGCGATCCGCTCGTCGTTCGCGAACAGATCGACGCAGAGAGATCCGTCGCTATCGGTTGCGATGAAACAGCGCGTCCCGTTCGCCCGGATGCGCAACTCGTTACGGTCGGTGTCGCTACCGGTTTCCGCGAATCCATCGTCGGACCCCGTCGTCTCATCCGCGACACCGCCGGAAGCGGTCGTTCCATCCGTTTCACCGCCGGACGGGGGATCGATCACTTCCCCGAAGAATTCCTCCTGACACGCGACGTACTCCGGGTTGTCTGCCGAGATGTCGCCACCGTAGGGGACGACGGGGGTTCCCTCTCGGAACGCGTCAGTCGTGTTGATAATGGAGTTGTCGGGAACGTCGTCTACGTCGGCAATGTCGAAGATAGCACACCCGTCGACGGGACCGAACTGCCAGAAGATGTTTCCGATGCCGCTGTCCGTGTCGAACGTCGCGTCGACCATCACCTCGGCGAAGTCACCGACGACGCGGACCGTCTGGCAGTCCAGATACTCGATCCCCTCCTCGACGGGGACGGTCTCCCACTCGAGGTGTACCGGCTGGTCGGATTCGTTCTCGACGCAAAAAAGCGCCGCACCGCGATCCGTATCCGCACAGATCGCCCGAAGGTTGATCTTCGCGGGGTCGACCGTCGACGACTTGTGGTCGTCGGTCGCACTGCTGGCACCGGCGCTCGAGACGCCGAGTACACCACCGCCAACGACCGCACCGGCGGTGGAGAGCGTTCGCAGACAGTCTCGTCGCGTCCGTGAATCGTCAGTTGTCATGGATAGTCTCCCGGAATTGGCCCCGGAAGTTGCCAGACAATCGGCGAACGATGACTATTGTTATCGGCTGACTGTCCGACTGCCACGACGATGATCGATCGTTGTCGTGACTGAAACGATCGGTAGGGCCCGACTGACATACCCCCAACGGAGACGGTGTCCGGTTCGGACCGCTTTCGGTAACTCGCGCCGGTTGCGATCGGCAATCCCGTCTTTCGGCACGCACGCCCACACTACCCGCCCACCTCAAAACCGACGATCTCACAACCGACGACCCAATCGACGATCGCAACCGACGATCGCAATCGACGATCGCAACTGGCGGTCACGATAACACGGTGTTTCCCGATCGAAAACGAAAATTCGACCCTCAGCGGCTACCTATGTTGTTAGCTGCTGCCAGTACTCGACCGTCCGATAGAGGAGATACAGGATCGCATTGAGCAAGCCGGTGAGGACGAACACACCACCCAGTTGCGGACCGAGAGTCTTGAACAGACTTCCCGGGCCTCCGATTTCGGCGATTCCGTAGGTGAAAAACGCCGCGATAACGCCCCAGACGAGCAAAATAGCCGCAATAGTCGCCCCATCGGTCACGTACGTCGATACCGGAAGCGCAGATTGCGGTGTCCGTGATGAAGACATGAACCGTCGGTTTCGACGGTCGCCACTTAATGGTAGGGAAAGCTGAAAGATCGCTTGTAGCTAACGTCCCACGGTAATCGCAAGCGGCAGCGTCGAGCGCGACTGGCCATCGTCGACGATGACGGACGCGACCCCGCTATAGTCCGGTCGGAACCTCGAGATAGGTCGTCTCCAGTCCCCAGTCTGCGACGACATCCTGGACCGAGCGCACGCCGAACGTCTCGGTGGCGTAGTGACCCGCCAGAACGACGTTGATGCCGGCCTCGCGGGCCTCGTGATAGGCCTGCTGTTTGCCCTCCCCCGTCACCAGCACGTCCGCACCGGTCGCGACGGCCTCGTCGAGCCAGTCGATCCCGCTACCGGTGACGATCGCAACGTCCTCGATCCGATCCGGGCCGAACCCGAGCAGCCGAACGGACTGGCCGCCGGTTTCGAGGGATGCCTCGAGTCGCTCGCGTAATTCGTCGGATGGGTAGGGGTCGGATGCCACCCCACGTTGGCCGATATACTCGGGACCAAGCTCGCCGAAGGGTGCCCGGTCCTCGAGATCGAGCAGGTCGGCGACGCCGGCGGCGTTGCCCAGTTCCTGGTGACCGTCCAGCGGGAGGTGAGAAACGTACAGCGCGAGGTCGTGCTCGATAAGCGGCGCGATCCGGTCGTACGTTCGGCCGGTTACGCGATCGAAGCCGCCCCAGGAGAGCCCGTGGTGGACGACGAGGAGGTCTGCGTCGGCCTCGACCGCGCGGTCGACCGTTTCGCGGACGCCATCGACGGCGAACGCGACGCGTTCGATCTCGGCCTCCTCCGGGCCGATCTGTAAGCCGTTCGCGCTGGCGTCGATGTCGGCGTAGTCGGCGGTTCGCAGGGTGTCGTCGAGTCGATCGACGACGCTCGAGAGTTTCATGCCCGTTGGTTCGGAATCGATCTCCTTGTATCCGGTTGGTTTCACCCCTCGTGACGATCGATGGTCGCGCCGACCCGAGGAACGGTGGGACGTGACCGGTTTTCCGCCGAACCGATCGCAAAACGCGAACCGCAGCGCCAGCGCTACATCAGGTAGAACAGCGGGAAGAGAAACACCCAGACGATGTCGACGAAGTGCCAGTAGAGCCCGAAGTACTCGACCGGGCGGTCGTCCGTGAGGTACGCGTCGACGGTCACGACCCGGTAGATCATGAACCCGGCGATGAGCAGCCCGAGGATGACGTGTAGCGCGTGCAGGCCGGTCGTCACGAAGTACATGGAGTACTCGAGGTCGCTGAACCAGTAGATGCCGTGGGAAAACTCGACGCTCCACTCGTAGCCCTTGATCGCGAGGAACAGGAATCCGAGCCCGAGCGTGGCGCCCATCGACGCCAGCAGCCCGCGTTTGTTCCCCCGTTCGGCCATCACCAGCCCGAGGACGACCGTGAAACTCGAGGTCAGCAGGACGTAGGTGTTGATCAGACCGATGAGCGACGATGGCGGCACGGTCTCGACTTCGCCCCAGCCCGTGTGAAGTCGCATGAAGATGTAGGCGCCGATGACGGCACCGAAGACGACGACGTCGGACGCGAGGAAGAACCAGACGCCGGTTTTCGTCGTTCCGACGCCTTCGAACGGCCAGCGCTCGGCGATCTTCATCTC
This window harbors:
- a CDS encoding Nif3-like dinuclear metal center hexameric protein, with protein sequence MKLSSVVDRLDDTLRTADYADIDASANGLQIGPEEAEIERVAFAVDGVRETVDRAVEADADLLVVHHGLSWGGFDRVTGRTYDRIAPLIEHDLALYVSHLPLDGHQELGNAAGVADLLDLEDRAPFGELGPEYIGQRGVASDPYPSDELRERLEASLETGGQSVRLLGFGPDRIEDVAIVTGSGIDWLDEAVATGADVLVTGEGKQQAYHEAREAGINVVLAGHYATETFGVRSVQDVVADWGLETTYLEVPTGL
- a CDS encoding site-specific integrase; its protein translation is MEEIPKQIRQRPDCATWENAKEIVKAIPNPRNKAVAVLLAKTGCRLGEALEIKMDDLMLDDGFIRLRDPEDFIEQVQSVNEEVDGQIVLVLVSSQDSGAILDWTVLDYEDVMFEPYSEDELMTLLEQGFTAADTAVQAVQQSLLHRIAAETVEEAESDVRHAFNRLEDAVAAAAADGDSVVSEQYLDQMVPRLQGRRRF
- a CDS encoding NAD(P)/FAD-dependent oxidoreductase, with translation MTDSSGPLEYEVAVVGGGPAGMTTALYTTRLGHRTVVFEKEGGRHTAVNHVHNLLGVSENVSGQELATHAVDQLDQYGGDFYPDAVESVTRIDDRPDADGDDGGAAETTDADSETDDGGTGPDRPRFRLETAHATVDADRVVFATGFRDRSPDVPELERFTGRGLHYCLHCDAYTLGDGPVFVLGHTESAAHVAMTMLNFTPDVDLLLDDRKPEWDEETADQLDAHPVDRIDTAVVSAYDDESIDEDEPPWLGGLEFADSVGPRPTDSRTESGDGTERDYLGGFAMYGSVYNAGLPADLGCDRRDDGAIAVDERRETSVDGVYAVGDVTHGQNQTTIAISDGAYAGLAIHKDLRIFPKSLADLEDGDGETDLEQSVPASQSDLRARMRRVREVDVHPGLRGPSPGRE
- a CDS encoding deoxyhypusine synthase, giving the protein MNEDHDRSGERDHGGGDHDGSEDGETSGHSEPERHTFSHDPIGHAEVRAGMTVGELADEYGNAGVGSANLHEAVDVTEAMFDDDVTVFFSLAGAMVPTGMRAIVADLIRDGYIDVLVTTGANLTHDAIEAIGGKHHHGDVHAEGKTEREHDETLRDEGVDRIYNVYLPQEFFATFESHLREEVFPVLEAECEGGEVEATSDAAGGTSREGGPVSIQRLTEELGRANAEVNERDDVGEDPGIAAAAYQNDVPIYCPAVQDSVLGLQAWMYSQTSAFSLDALADMTPLTDIAFDADEAGAFVVGGGVPKNFTLQTMLVTPGAYDYAVQLTMDPQQTGGLSGATLDEARSWGKLEKDAENVSVYADATITLPLVVAAARERLEG
- a CDS encoding glycosyltransferase, with protein sequence MADEDRDDVDVSFVVPARNEADYLRGTLASLAALDTEYTYEAIVVDGNSHDDTVSIAREYGAAVVHEAGSSIAAARNLGAERASGEWLAFVDADTRVRANYLTELLGFVETNGLAAASSYCRITGPYRAKLMEVTINHVFSRLEYPILPGFNCFVHVRAFEESGGFPRVPNEDTAFSRAFSRELPTAYCPTVLVESSGRRIDESGLTGTLWHYLQLDVERLRTDY
- a CDS encoding pyridoxamine 5'-phosphate oxidase family protein, whose amino-acid sequence is MTSVPSKAERLLESEPVMAHLGTCVEGRPHVAPVWYRYVDGTVEIVTTGRKLANVRRNPRVSLSVQKDDAGQTRWMVSLLGTATVIEDEVETDAARRRINEKYAAEPDAYADNTLVRIEIGSATYRTY